In the Olleya sp. Hel_I_94 genome, one interval contains:
- the bshC gene encoding bacillithiol biosynthesis cysteine-adding enzyme BshC, with protein sequence MPTDCIPFKETGYFSQLICDYLAEAESLKPFYNRFPNIKNFEAQIKQKQDNFSQEGRVVLVKTLQEQYNLLETSEATDTNIRLLADNKTFTITTGHQLNLFTGPLYFLYKIVSTINLTKQLKIQYPEYNFVPIYWMASEDHDFEEINYFNFKGKKIRWNKIASGAVGDLDTTDLDNVLDLFAKELGIGQNAKFLKTLFENAYLKHDNLAKATHYLANVLFGEHGLVIIDANNKDLKTLFIPQIKTELFNNTSFQKVTETSNQLSQVSENYSIQVNPRDINLFYITKNVRERIVFKDQKYSVLNTSISWTKEELSKHIDQTPECFSPNVIMRPLYQEVILPNLCYIGGGGELAYWFQLKANFEANNVVFPILLLRNSVLIKTKQQADKLKKLSISDKDLFLKRDSFINKKVREISNIDIDFSEQIQHLKLQFQQLYKLAESTDKSFVGAVASQEKKQINGLAHLEKRLLTAQKRKLKDHVERITDLQYQLFPNYSLQERNTNFSELYLEFGADLIPQLIKNLKPLQGQFLILEL encoded by the coding sequence ATGCCAACAGACTGTATACCCTTTAAAGAAACAGGATATTTTTCTCAATTAATTTGTGATTATTTAGCTGAAGCTGAATCACTAAAACCGTTTTATAATAGGTTTCCTAATATCAAAAACTTTGAAGCTCAAATAAAACAGAAGCAAGATAATTTTTCTCAAGAAGGTAGAGTTGTCTTAGTAAAAACTTTGCAAGAGCAATATAACCTTCTGGAAACTTCAGAAGCTACAGACACTAACATTAGGTTATTAGCAGACAATAAAACCTTTACAATTACAACAGGTCATCAGCTTAATTTATTTACAGGACCATTATATTTTTTGTATAAAATTGTGTCAACAATTAATTTAACTAAGCAATTAAAAATACAATATCCAGAATATAATTTTGTGCCTATCTATTGGATGGCTTCAGAGGATCATGATTTTGAAGAAATAAATTATTTCAATTTTAAAGGTAAAAAGATACGTTGGAACAAAATTGCTTCAGGAGCAGTTGGAGATTTAGATACTACTGATTTAGATAACGTATTAGACCTTTTTGCAAAAGAGTTAGGGATTGGTCAAAATGCTAAATTTTTAAAAACACTATTTGAAAACGCATACTTAAAACATGATAATTTAGCTAAAGCTACACATTATTTAGCAAATGTATTATTTGGTGAGCATGGTTTGGTAATTATAGATGCTAATAATAAAGATTTAAAAACATTATTTATACCTCAAATTAAAACAGAGTTATTTAATAATACATCATTTCAAAAAGTTACTGAAACATCAAATCAATTAAGTCAAGTATCAGAAAACTACTCTATACAAGTAAATCCTAGAGATATAAATTTATTTTACATCACTAAAAATGTAAGAGAACGTATAGTTTTTAAAGATCAAAAATATTCTGTTTTAAACACGTCAATATCTTGGACTAAAGAAGAGTTGTCAAAACATATAGACCAGACTCCAGAATGTTTTAGTCCTAATGTAATTATGCGTCCATTGTATCAAGAAGTTATTTTGCCAAATTTATGTTACATTGGTGGAGGTGGTGAGCTAGCTTACTGGTTTCAGTTAAAAGCTAATTTTGAAGCTAATAATGTAGTTTTTCCAATATTACTTTTACGTAATTCGGTTTTAATAAAAACAAAACAGCAAGCGGATAAACTTAAAAAACTAAGCATATCTGATAAGGATTTGTTTTTAAAACGTGATAGTTTTATTAACAAAAAAGTACGAGAAATTTCTAATATTGATATTGATTTTTCTGAGCAAATTCAACATCTAAAATTACAGTTTCAACAACTTTATAAGCTTGCAGAATCAACGGATAAGTCTTTTGTTGGTGCTGTAGCTTCTCAAGAAAAAAAGCAAATTAATGGGTTGGCACATCTTGAAAAAAGATTGTTAACTGCTCAAAAAAGAAAACTTAAAGATCATGTAGAGCGTATTACCGATTTACAATACCAATTGTTTCCTAATTATAGTTTGCAAGAACGTAATACTAATTTTTCAGAATTATATTTAGAATTTGGTGCAGATTTAATACCTCAGTTAATTAAAAATTTAAAACCTTTGCAAGGTCAATTTTTAATTCTTGAATTATAA
- a CDS encoding carboxypeptidase-like regulatory domain-containing protein, with amino-acid sequence MKSTVLPLNIKNYIVYFTLLTCFFGFSQNITEFKGIVLDKTTNNPLALADLIITNSNVSTIANSDGEFTLKVPEDLLQNNVTISYLGYQKLEVALSEFKPTDTKIYLQEAATVLAAIDIAAPKDAEELVKKVLNLKGDNYATETVFMTGFYRETIKKRNRNASLSEAIVSINKSSYNSSKNDDVTLIKARKNTDYSRLDTIALKIQGGPFSSLHTDIIKYPEYIFNDETLSDYTFTFGRSTQVDNQLVYVVNFKQKENVYRPLYYGTLFIDANNYALTSAVFNLNVENQTEATKLFVRKKPRKANVYPTEAAYKVNYRTKDGKWYFAYSNILISFKVNWDNRWFNSRYTLQSEMAITDWNINKNLLTNTQSKKLKQNSILQDQVSGFRDPDFWGEYNIIEPEKSIETAIKKIKRQVEKN; translated from the coding sequence GTGAAATCAACTGTACTACCTTTAAACATTAAAAACTACATAGTCTATTTTACACTACTAACTTGTTTTTTTGGTTTTAGTCAAAATATAACCGAATTTAAAGGAATAGTTTTAGATAAAACTACCAATAATCCTTTAGCATTAGCCGATTTAATTATTACCAACTCCAATGTTAGTACTATAGCTAATAGTGATGGTGAGTTTACGTTAAAGGTTCCAGAAGACCTGTTACAAAACAATGTAACAATATCTTATTTAGGGTATCAAAAATTAGAAGTTGCTTTATCAGAATTTAAACCAACTGATACTAAAATATATTTACAAGAAGCAGCTACAGTATTGGCTGCTATAGATATTGCAGCACCTAAAGATGCAGAAGAATTAGTAAAAAAAGTACTAAACCTAAAAGGAGACAACTATGCTACTGAAACTGTGTTTATGACAGGTTTTTATAGAGAAACTATTAAAAAACGTAACAGAAATGCATCATTGTCTGAAGCCATTGTTAGCATTAATAAATCGTCTTATAACTCTAGCAAAAATGACGATGTTACTTTAATAAAGGCTAGAAAAAACACGGATTACTCAAGGTTAGATACCATAGCACTTAAAATTCAAGGAGGTCCGTTTAGCAGTTTACACACTGACATTATTAAGTATCCTGAATACATTTTTAATGATGAAACCCTGAGTGACTACACGTTTACTTTTGGTAGATCTACTCAGGTTGATAATCAATTAGTTTATGTTGTAAATTTTAAACAAAAAGAAAATGTTTATAGACCTTTGTATTATGGCACACTTTTTATTGACGCTAATAATTATGCTTTAACTAGTGCTGTTTTTAATTTAAATGTTGAAAATCAAACCGAAGCTACCAAATTATTTGTTAGAAAAAAACCAAGAAAAGCTAATGTATATCCAACTGAAGCTGCTTACAAGGTTAATTATAGAACAAAAGATGGCAAATGGTATTTTGCTTATAGCAATATATTAATCTCTTTTAAAGTTAATTGGGATAACCGATGGTTTAATAGTAGATATACATTACAAAGTGAAATGGCTATAACAGATTGGAATATTAATAAGAATTTATTAACCAATACACAGTCTAAAAAACTTAAACAAAATAGTATTTTACAAGACCAAGTTTCCGGCTTTAGAGATCCCGATTTTTGGGGTGAATATAATATTATAGAGCCTGAAAAATCTATTGAAACTGCTATTAAGAAAATTAAAAGGCAAGTCGAAAAAAACTAG
- a CDS encoding YiiX/YebB-like N1pC/P60 family cysteine hydrolase has translation MLKTTIKISLVLAVIFLAYKFFKDDSNRPYESSFLYKLSPKEKAKLQTGDIILRRGYGFVSTMISKMMSEDYDVTHLGVVIKQNDSLKIAHALSSSVSNQDGLRLQAIDSFVHNSHDSTILVTRLKNIDTIKQSKIVKQIDYYYKKQLPFDHSFNYKDTTEHYCSELIWRIYEHNLKIMQVADSITDQQKYNTLKTFYDPNYFNIIINHQK, from the coding sequence ATGTTAAAAACCACTATAAAAATATCACTAGTCTTAGCTGTTATTTTTTTAGCATATAAATTTTTTAAAGACGATTCAAACAGACCGTATGAATCGTCTTTTTTGTATAAATTATCGCCTAAAGAAAAAGCTAAACTTCAAACTGGAGATATTATTTTACGACGAGGTTATGGTTTTGTAAGTACAATGATTTCTAAAATGATGAGTGAGGACTATGATGTCACGCATCTAGGTGTTGTAATCAAGCAAAATGATAGTTTAAAAATTGCACATGCGCTGTCAAGTAGCGTATCTAATCAGGATGGTTTACGTTTGCAGGCAATAGATTCTTTTGTGCACAATTCTCATGACAGCACTATTTTAGTCACTAGATTAAAAAATATAGATACAATTAAACAAAGTAAAATTGTAAAGCAAATTGATTATTACTATAAAAAACAATTACCGTTTGATCATAGCTTTAATTATAAAGATACTACTGAGCATTATTGCTCTGAGTTAATTTGGCGTATATATGAGCATAATTTAAAAATTATGCAAGTAGCAGATAGTATTACAGATCAGCAAAAATATAATACACTTAAAACGTTTTACGATCCAAATTATTTTAATATTATAATCAATCACCAAAAGTAA
- a CDS encoding DUF4878 domain-containing protein, producing the protein MKKSVLKTVVVACFFMLTACGGGGPEGATISFLEAMYSGDFETAKKHATTDTKSMLSMLESFGAKDQFADKMKEADISFKVVDTKIDGDKAVCTVKMSSSQDEKDQDMPMNLIKEEGKWLVSMDKESMNKEGLDKANKETGNPDMESDDDMDEEMIEEDDYEAAE; encoded by the coding sequence ATGAAAAAATCAGTATTAAAAACAGTAGTAGTAGCTTGCTTTTTTATGTTAACAGCTTGTGGTGGTGGAGGACCAGAAGGTGCTACAATTAGCTTTTTAGAAGCTATGTATTCTGGAGATTTTGAAACAGCTAAAAAACATGCAACTACGGACACAAAATCTATGTTGTCTATGCTAGAGTCTTTTGGCGCAAAAGATCAATTTGCAGATAAGATGAAAGAAGCAGATATTTCTTTTAAAGTAGTTGATACTAAAATTGATGGAGACAAAGCAGTATGTACTGTAAAAATGTCAAGTAGTCAAGATGAAAAAGATCAAGACATGCCAATGAATCTTATTAAAGAAGAAGGAAAATGGTTGGTAAGTATGGACAAAGAGTCAATGAATAAAGAAGGCTTAGATAAAGCTAATAAAGAAACAGGAAATCCTGATATGGAGTCTGATGACGATATGGATGAGGAAATGATTGAGGAAGATGATTATGAGGCTGCAGAGTAA
- the rimO gene encoding 30S ribosomal protein S12 methylthiotransferase RimO has product MRTKSLKKNKINVITLGCSKNVYDSEVLMGQLKANGKEVVHEEEGNVVVINTCGFINNAKEESVNTILEYMQKKEDGEVDKVFVTGCLSERYKPELQKDIPNVDQYFGTTELPGLLKALGADYKHELIGERLTTTPKNYAYLKIAEGCDRPCSFCAIPLMRGKHKSTPIENLVTEAEKLAANGVKELILIAQDLTYYGLDLYKKRNLAELLENLVKVEGIEWIRLHYAFPTGFPMDVLDLMKREPKICNYLDIPLQHISDDLLKSMRRGTTKEKTTNLIKQFRAIVPEMTIRTTLIVGYPGETEAHFQELKQWVKDMRFERLGCFTYSHEENTHAYNLEDDVPQEVKQDRANQIMEIQSQISWELNQEKIGETFKVVIDRKEGTYFVGRTEFDSPDVDNEVLIDATDTYLKTGEYYNIKVTEAEDFDLYGELVKA; this is encoded by the coding sequence ATGAGAACAAAGTCACTTAAAAAGAACAAAATCAACGTAATAACTTTAGGTTGTAGTAAAAATGTCTACGATAGCGAAGTCCTAATGGGACAATTAAAAGCTAACGGAAAAGAAGTTGTGCATGAGGAAGAAGGTAACGTAGTAGTTATTAATACCTGTGGTTTTATTAATAATGCAAAGGAGGAAAGCGTGAACACTATTTTAGAGTACATGCAAAAAAAGGAAGATGGAGAGGTTGATAAAGTCTTTGTAACGGGATGTTTAAGTGAGCGTTATAAGCCAGAATTACAAAAAGATATACCTAATGTAGACCAATATTTTGGGACTACAGAGTTGCCAGGTTTACTTAAAGCTTTAGGTGCAGATTATAAACATGAGTTAATAGGAGAGCGTTTAACAACTACACCTAAAAACTATGCCTATTTAAAAATTGCAGAAGGTTGTGATAGACCATGTAGTTTTTGTGCGATTCCTTTAATGAGAGGTAAGCACAAATCTACACCAATTGAAAACTTAGTTACGGAAGCTGAAAAGTTAGCAGCAAATGGCGTTAAAGAGTTAATCTTAATAGCCCAAGATTTAACGTATTACGGTTTAGATTTATACAAAAAACGAAACTTAGCAGAGTTACTTGAAAACTTAGTTAAAGTTGAAGGTATTGAATGGATTAGATTGCATTATGCTTTTCCGACAGGTTTCCCAATGGATGTGTTAGATTTAATGAAGCGAGAGCCAAAAATTTGTAATTATTTAGATATTCCATTACAACATATTAGTGACGATTTACTTAAAAGTATGCGTCGTGGTACTACCAAAGAAAAAACAACAAACCTAATTAAGCAGTTTAGAGCTATAGTCCCAGAGATGACTATTAGAACAACATTAATTGTTGGTTATCCAGGCGAAACGGAAGCACATTTTCAAGAATTGAAACAGTGGGTAAAAGATATGCGTTTTGAGCGTTTAGGTTGTTTTACTTATTCTCATGAAGAAAACACACATGCCTATAACTTGGAAGACGATGTGCCACAAGAAGTGAAACAAGACAGGGCTAACCAAATTATGGAAATTCAATCTCAGATTTCTTGGGAGTTAAATCAAGAAAAAATTGGAGAAACCTTTAAAGTGGTTATAGACCGTAAGGAAGGTACTTATTTTGTAGGTCGTACTGAGTTTGATAGTCCAGATGTAGATAATGAAGTGTTAATTGATGCAACTGACACGTATTTAAAAACAGGAGAATATTACAATATTAAAGTGACTGAAGCAGAAGATTTTGATCTTTATGGTGAGTTAGTAAAAGCTTAA
- a CDS encoding serine hydrolase domain-containing protein produces MKPIYLIFSLLTFISLSCTSKDDTDLKENHDAQNIYFPPLDSDTWETKSPSELQWNTSALAELSSFLENTNTKSFIILHKGKIAFEQYFNDHALTDPWYWASAGKTLTSTVTGIAQDQGLLEISSKVSDYLGTNWTSETLEQEQLITCQNLLSMDSGLDDSLGDSVAPENLQYIANASNRWAYHNVYVKLQDVVAAVSNQSWSDYFNENLKNKIGMTGTWITIGDLSVYWSTTRSMARFGLMIYANGQWDNQQIVSDAFLNQATNTSQSINEAYGYLWWLNGKSSYHLPQTQVEFTGELIPNGPSGMYCALGKNDQKLYIVPSKDLVIVRMGEAADDSNFALSSYDNALWEKLNNVFN; encoded by the coding sequence ATGAAACCAATCTATTTAATTTTTAGTTTACTAACCTTCATTAGTTTAAGTTGCACATCAAAAGATGACACTGATTTAAAAGAAAATCATGACGCGCAAAACATATATTTCCCTCCTTTAGATAGTGATACTTGGGAAACTAAATCACCTTCCGAGTTACAATGGAATACTTCAGCTTTAGCTGAATTATCTTCATTTTTAGAAAACACAAACACCAAATCGTTTATAATTTTACATAAAGGAAAAATTGCTTTTGAGCAGTATTTTAATGATCATGCTTTAACTGATCCTTGGTATTGGGCAAGTGCAGGAAAAACATTAACTTCAACTGTTACAGGTATTGCTCAAGACCAAGGATTATTAGAGATAAGCAGCAAAGTGTCCGATTATTTAGGAACAAATTGGACTAGTGAAACTTTAGAACAAGAACAACTAATTACATGCCAAAATCTGTTATCCATGGACTCTGGTTTGGATGATAGTCTAGGCGATAGTGTTGCACCAGAAAATTTGCAATATATTGCAAACGCAAGTAATCGTTGGGCATACCACAATGTATACGTCAAATTACAAGATGTTGTTGCTGCAGTTAGTAATCAAAGTTGGTCTGATTATTTTAATGAGAACTTAAAAAATAAAATTGGTATGACAGGTACTTGGATTACTATAGGAGACTTAAGTGTTTATTGGAGTACTACCAGAAGTATGGCTAGATTTGGTTTAATGATTTATGCAAATGGCCAGTGGGATAACCAACAAATTGTATCTGATGCATTTTTAAATCAAGCAACAAACACTTCACAAAGTATTAATGAGGCTTATGGCTATCTATGGTGGTTAAATGGTAAGTCTAGCTATCATCTACCACAAACTCAGGTTGAATTTACGGGTGAATTAATTCCTAATGGTCCAAGCGGTATGTATTGTGCTTTGGGTAAAAATGACCAAAAACTATACATTGTACCAAGTAAAGATTTGGTTATTGTAAGAATGGGAGAAGCAGCTGACGACTCTAATTTTGCTTTATCAAGTTATGATAATGCGCTTTGGGAGAAATTAAATAATGTATTTAATTAA
- the ftsY gene encoding signal recognition particle-docking protein FtsY has protein sequence MSFFKKIFSSEKKETLDKGLEKSSTSFLGKLSKAVAGKSKVDDAVLDNLEEVLVSSDVGVNTTLKIIQRIEARVSKDKYLGTDELNRILREEIAGLLSETNSGEDTEYKIPQLPKQQDGSKTPYVLMVVGVNGVGKTTTIGKLAYQFKKQGLKVVLGAADTFRAAAIDQLQVWADRVDVPMVRQDMGSDPASVAFDALQSGVNQNADVIIIDTAGRLHNKVNLMNELTKVKRVMQKVVGDAPHDVLLVLDGSTGQNAFEQAKQFTAATEVTSLAVTKLDGTAKGGVVIGISDQFQIPVKYIGVGEGIEDLQVFNKFEFVDSFFK, from the coding sequence ATGAGTTTTTTTAAAAAAATATTTTCTTCAGAAAAAAAAGAAACCTTAGATAAAGGCTTAGAAAAATCAAGTACAAGCTTTTTAGGTAAATTAAGTAAAGCTGTCGCTGGAAAGTCTAAAGTAGATGATGCAGTTTTAGATAATTTGGAAGAAGTATTAGTCTCAAGTGATGTTGGTGTTAATACCACTTTAAAAATAATACAACGTATTGAAGCTAGAGTATCTAAGGATAAATATCTTGGTACAGATGAGCTTAATAGAATATTACGAGAGGAAATTGCAGGCTTACTGTCAGAAACTAACTCTGGTGAAGATACAGAATATAAAATTCCGCAATTACCTAAACAACAAGATGGATCTAAGACACCTTATGTTTTAATGGTTGTTGGTGTTAATGGAGTTGGTAAAACAACCACTATTGGTAAATTAGCTTATCAATTTAAAAAACAAGGGTTAAAAGTAGTTTTAGGTGCAGCAGATACTTTTAGAGCTGCAGCTATTGATCAATTACAAGTTTGGGCAGATCGTGTAGATGTACCTATGGTACGTCAAGATATGGGAAGCGATCCAGCTTCAGTTGCATTTGATGCCCTACAATCTGGAGTTAATCAAAATGCAGATGTTATTATTATTGATACTGCTGGTCGTTTACACAATAAGGTTAACTTAATGAATGAGCTTACTAAAGTTAAACGTGTCATGCAAAAAGTTGTTGGTGATGCGCCACACGATGTATTATTAGTTTTAGATGGTAGTACTGGTCAAAATGCTTTTGAACAAGCCAAGCAATTTACTGCTGCAACAGAGGTTACAAGCCTTGCAGTTACTAAATTAGATGGTACTGCTAAAGGTGGTGTTGTGATAGGTATAAGTGATCAATTTCAAATTCCTGTAAAATATATTGGTGTTGGAGAAGGTATTGAAGATTTGCAAGTGTTTAATAAGTTTGAGTTCGTAGATTCTTTCTTTAAATAA
- a CDS encoding DUF4295 domain-containing protein produces MAKKTVASLQTSSKRLSKAIKMVKSPKTGAYMFVESIMSPELVKDFLDKK; encoded by the coding sequence ATGGCAAAGAAAACCGTAGCATCTTTACAGACATCGTCTAAAAGATTATCAAAAGCAATTAAAATGGTGAAGTCTCCAAAAACAGGAGCTTACATGTTTGTTGAGTCAATCATGTCACCTGAATTAGTAAAAGATTTCTTAGATAAGAAATAA